A part of Paenibacillus sp. IHBB 10380 genomic DNA contains:
- a CDS encoding HPr family phosphocarrier protein, with amino-acid sequence MQKTFKIIDEDGIHARPATALVSAATKFKTTESFAESNGKKVTLKSILGVLSLGLEKGDTLSLITEGEQEAEALETLQEVMISAGLGELHE; translated from the coding sequence ATGCAAAAAACATTCAAAATTATTGACGAAGATGGAATTCACGCACGTCCAGCAACAGCTCTAGTGAGCGCTGCTACTAAATTTAAAACAACTGAATCATTTGCAGAATCCAATGGTAAGAAAGTAACTTTGAAATCTATTCTAGGTGTACTATCCTTAGGTCTTGAAAAGGGAGATACATTGTCCCTTATTACAGAAGGTGAACAAGAAGCTGAAGCATTGGAAACATTACAAGAAGTGATGATCAGTGCAGGGTTAGGCGAGCTTCATGAATAA